Below is a genomic region from Nitrospira sp..
CGCCGGAGGAACGGCGGCATTGGGTCGGCAGAAACGGCAGTGGTGATGAGCGGACTAGTTGGCTTGTTGGGGACCGCGAACCAAGGCGATTGGTCGATTGTGACGATAATGCCGTGTGGAGAAGTGAATGGTCTTATACAACGCTTCCACGGCGTCTTCCTTCCGAACGAATGCCACCGCGCCGGCCGTAATCATCGCGTTGTAGTCATGGGGTGTATAGAGGCTGGACACGCCGATGATCGTCACCTCGGGCAGGCGTCGATTGATTTGGCGTGTCGCCTCGACGCCGGTGGTGCGCGGCAGACGGATGTCCATGAGGATCACGTCCGGCTGTTGCTGCTCCGCCATGGCTTGGGCTTCTTCACCGTTGGACGCCTCTCCCACGACTTCGATTCCCTCGTGCTCCTCCAACAGAACCTTCAGGAGGTGACGATCCCTCTCATTGTCGTCCACCAGCATCACTCGTCGCCGCGGCCCCGGCATCACCTGCCGCGCCGGTGCGTCGCCCTCTGGGGCAGACGGTCCGATGGCGCCGGTTTCACAACCAGTTCCTGATACAGTCCGTAAGGGTTCGCTGATGCGATGCATGGCGGCCTCTTTTCGTGGCGCGGCTGCTCGTAGCCTCTGGTTCAGATCCGCTATCATACCGCATCGGCCGACCGACAATATAGTGGATATCGAAGATATTTTCTCCTGTGACCGGCAACGCACAGAACGGGCGGGCTCCCCTCGCACCGCTACTTTTCGGCCGCGAGCGGCGGCAGGTTGATGCCGAAGCGCTCGAGCCCCATGATGACGGTCAGGGCCGACGGCGAGTGCTGCACGATCTCCTTCTGGACTTCGATCCGCCGCAGATCCACGAACTCCGGCGCGGTCAGGCCCAAAGATTCGCGGTAGGCCCGATCCGCGATACCTCGCTGTTTCTCTGCTTTCTCACGGGCTTCCTCCGCTTTCTGAAATTCGACCATCGTGATCTTTCGCTGTTCCTGCACGATCGTCTGGGTCGTTTGTTCTACCACGCCCTTTGGAGGCAGGATGCTGCCGACGACAACCCGATTGAGCCGGACCGGGATGTTTTGCTTTTCAATGAGTTTGACTTGGACTTCACGGGCAATCGCTTCCTGTAACTTGGTGCGGGTGGTCGGGTCAGTGGTTAATTGGAAGAGCGGGTACTTCTGTACTTCCTCCCGGACGAACGTGCGGAAGGCTTCTTTTACGTTGTTCAGATACCAAGTCGGCCCGTAGCGGGAGATCAGTTCCGGCGAGCGGCCTTCGACGACGTTGGCGATCATGAACGCGTCGAATGACACCGGTGCGTTCTCGGCCGAAATAATATCGAAGTGTTCCGAATACTGGACCGGACGAATGTCCACGTCGACGACTTTCGTCGTTGGAGCAATCCATACGCGCCCCGTTTTCGAGGGAACCGGATCGACTCCGCCGTGACCGAAGAACCAAGGTTGCTCGACGAACACACCCTCATGGCCCGCTTCGATCGCCGCACAACCACTCGTCGCCAGCATGAGCGCCAGGACTGTGCCCGCTCCCCACATACGACAGACTGATTCCCTCATAGCTAGCCTCCTGTTGTTAGGACGGGCCGCATTCGACGTTGCCGATCGCACACTGCCACGCTCGATCAGGTTGCGTGAATCAGAGGATACACCTTACGTAGCAGACTGAAACAAAGTCAAACGAGCCTGGAGGAGAGCCAACCGAGCGGTGCGACCTTGTCGATAGAGCGCGCGTAGGGCTGGATTAGAAGATGCCCGCTCGCTTCTGAAGCCAGCGAATGTATTGCGTGATGTGGTCTACATCTGCGGGAGTCACGTTTTCGATCTTCGGCATGTTGCCGAATTCCCAATGGTGGGCCCGCACCCCGTTGGCTGCAGCCCGCTGGAAGGCCGCATCGCCGTGGTGATTGGGTTCGTAGATTTTATGGACCAGCGGAGGACCTTGCGCGGTCCCGGTTCCCTGTTTTCCATGGCAGGCGGAACAATTGGCATCGAACTTGGCCTCCCCCGCCTGCAGGTCCGCAGGGAGAGCCGAGCCGCCCGCTGCCGGAGCCGGCTGCGGCGGATCGCAGGCCGCCGTCGCGACGAGGAGGACGAGGCTCAGCCCCCACGACCATCGCAAGCCGGATACTCGATTCCGCTTCACCGGCCGGCACCGGGCCCGCGCTCAGCCGCGTCGGTGTGGTTGAACTGCTCGCGAAGCATGGCTTGCGTACGGCGCAAGGTCATGCGCCGATAGAGTCTGGC
It encodes:
- a CDS encoding SPFH domain-containing protein, coding for MRESVCRMWGAGTVLALMLATSGCAAIEAGHEGVFVEQPWFFGHGGVDPVPSKTGRVWIAPTTKVVDVDIRPVQYSEHFDIISAENAPVSFDAFMIANVVEGRSPELISRYGPTWYLNNVKEAFRTFVREEVQKYPLFQLTTDPTTRTKLQEAIAREVQVKLIEKQNIPVRLNRVVVGSILPPKGVVEQTTQTIVQEQRKITMVEFQKAEEAREKAEKQRGIADRAYRESLGLTAPEFVDLRRIEVQKEIVQHSPSALTVIMGLERFGINLPPLAAEK
- a CDS encoding response regulator transcription factor codes for the protein MHRISEPLRTVSGTGCETGAIGPSAPEGDAPARQVMPGPRRRVMLVDDNERDRHLLKVLLEEHEGIEVVGEASNGEEAQAMAEQQQPDVILMDIRLPRTTGVEATRQINRRLPEVTIIGVSSLYTPHDYNAMITAGAVAFVRKEDAVEALYKTIHFSTRHYRHNRPIALVRGPQQAN
- a CDS encoding cytochrome c, which gives rise to MKRNRVSGLRWSWGLSLVLLVATAACDPPQPAPAAGGSALPADLQAGEAKFDANCSACHGKQGTGTAQGPPLVHKIYEPNHHGDAAFQRAAANGVRAHHWEFGNMPKIENVTPADVDHITQYIRWLQKRAGIF